In Novosphingobium resinovorum, the following are encoded in one genomic region:
- a CDS encoding low affinity iron permease family protein has protein sequence MDRIFTGIATKCAQLMGQPLAFIISTLFIVVWAVSGPFMHYSDTWQLIVNTATTVLTFLAVFLIQNSQNRDGAAMQAKLDEIIRALDKARVEFVGIEHLTDAQIARIREALEADIKDEDNKQKTAAPSVERLLARY, from the coding sequence ATGGATAGAATTTTCACCGGCATTGCAACAAAGTGCGCGCAGTTGATGGGTCAGCCTTTGGCCTTCATCATTTCCACTCTGTTCATTGTCGTGTGGGCAGTGAGCGGCCCGTTCATGCACTACTCCGATACCTGGCAGCTGATCGTCAACACCGCGACCACGGTCCTGACATTCCTTGCGGTCTTCCTGATCCAGAACAGCCAGAATCGTGATGGCGCGGCCATGCAGGCAAAGCTCGACGAAATTATCAGGGCGCTGGACAAGGCACGCGTGGAATTCGTCGGCATCGAGCATCTGACGGATGCCCAAATCGCGCGTATTCGCGAAGCGCTCGAAGCCGACATAAAGGATGAAGACAACAAGCAAAAGACTGCAGCGCCCAGCGTGGAACGGCTGCTCGCTCGATATTGA
- a CDS encoding DUF6766 family protein encodes MRLFKDNGLTIALLALFAVCIAGQYITGWYVELEDARRHAQPGLTLLAYAVSPQFLSSVFENWESEFLQMAAYVVLTAFLIQRGSAESKDPDAPPRDNDLDQKAQEHGAPAILRKGPLWRAIYARSLGLALILLFAASFTMHWINSAHASAQEALEHGETPKTVLAYLGDAQLWFESFQNWQSEFLSTAVLVVLSIFLRQRESPESKPVAAPNSQTGD; translated from the coding sequence ATGCGGCTGTTTAAAGATAACGGGCTTACGATTGCCCTTCTAGCACTTTTTGCCGTTTGCATTGCCGGGCAATATATCACCGGCTGGTATGTCGAGCTGGAGGATGCCCGGCGCCATGCCCAGCCCGGTCTGACGCTCCTGGCCTATGCCGTAAGCCCGCAATTCCTCTCCTCGGTGTTCGAGAATTGGGAAAGCGAGTTCCTGCAAATGGCGGCCTACGTCGTGCTTACCGCTTTCCTGATCCAGCGCGGATCAGCAGAATCGAAGGACCCGGATGCGCCTCCCCGCGACAATGATCTGGACCAGAAAGCCCAAGAACACGGCGCACCGGCGATCTTGCGCAAAGGTCCGCTTTGGCGCGCGATATACGCTCGCTCCCTTGGCCTGGCATTGATCCTGCTGTTTGCCGCGTCGTTCACGATGCATTGGATCAACAGCGCGCATGCCTCAGCGCAAGAGGCGTTGGAACATGGCGAAACTCCCAAGACCGTTCTTGCCTATCTTGGCGATGCGCAGCTGTGGTTTGAATCGTTCCAGAACTGGCAGAGCGAATTTCTCTCGACGGCCGTGCTGGTGGTCCTTTCCATATTCCTGCGCCAGCGCGAGTCTCCGGAATCAAAGCCGGTAGCAGCGCCCAACTCGCAGACTGGAGATTGA
- a CDS encoding cysteine hydrolase family protein has translation MDPEGKHAANSSPNSGDRPALLILDMVNCFDFEGAEALEPRALEAARRIDRLRQEFRAHGWPVVYVNDNFGEWHSEASKLVARALEKDNPVTEMVRPEHGDFFIIKPQFSGFYATNLPVLLPQLGVSKLVLSGIATDICVLFTAADAHMREYDLWVPEDAVAAESDERGRWALDIMARSMGAETAATSHKSPGEWLAALTQ, from the coding sequence ATGGATCCCGAGGGCAAGCACGCCGCAAACTCTTCGCCAAACTCCGGTGATCGACCGGCTTTGTTGATCCTGGACATGGTCAACTGCTTCGATTTCGAGGGGGCTGAGGCCCTGGAGCCCCGGGCTCTTGAAGCGGCACGCCGAATAGATCGCCTGCGCCAGGAATTTCGCGCGCACGGTTGGCCCGTCGTATACGTCAACGATAATTTTGGTGAATGGCATTCAGAAGCTTCAAAGCTGGTAGCGCGGGCACTCGAAAAGGATAACCCGGTCACAGAGATGGTGAGGCCGGAGCACGGCGACTTCTTCATCATCAAGCCGCAATTTTCCGGTTTCTACGCCACGAACCTGCCGGTTCTGCTGCCGCAGCTGGGCGTCAGCAAACTGGTGCTCAGCGGAATCGCAACCGACATCTGCGTGCTGTTCACTGCAGCGGATGCTCATATGCGCGAATACGACCTATGGGTGCCTGAAGATGCTGTGGCTGCCGAGAGCGATGAACGAGGCCGATGGGCCTTGGATATCATGGCCCGGAGTATGGGAGCCGAGACGGCTGCTACGTCGCATAAATCCCCCGGGGAATGGCTGGCTGCCCTCACGCAATAG
- a CDS encoding DUF3606 domain-containing protein: MADDKSQRGGADRRTVAGGEGYEVDYFARKHGLTVEQAQDLIDRFGNDRATLDAEAQKLTKE, encoded by the coding sequence ATGGCGGATGATAAATCACAGCGCGGCGGCGCTGATCGCCGCACGGTCGCCGGCGGCGAGGGCTATGAGGTCGACTATTTTGCTCGAAAGCACGGTCTCACTGTCGAGCAGGCGCAGGATCTCATCGACCGATTTGGCAATGATCGCGCGACGCTGGACGCTGAGGCACAAAAGCTCACCAAGGAGTGA
- a CDS encoding NAD(P)/FAD-dependent oxidoreductase: protein MKQLLDCLVIGAGPAGLTAAIYLARFHFSIAIVDAGHSRAALIPRTHNHAGYPGGIAGTELLALMRDQAAEFGAVVTEGLIEGLERTEEGFVARAQGREWSARTVLLCTGVINNRPQIAPDIHDAALRRGLLRYCPICDGYEVTDKRVGVLGTRSHGFKEAIFLRMYTRDVTLIATDGEHNLSDDEKRRLAVAGAVLIDGPCAPLRLEDAQIVVPTPRGELKFDSVYPALGSVIRSELATAIGAEGTDVGCLIVDDHQRTSLPGLYAAGDVAKGLDQISHAMGEAGVAAVTIRNDLAERGILFR from the coding sequence ATGAAACAGCTGCTCGACTGCCTTGTCATCGGCGCAGGGCCCGCAGGTCTGACGGCCGCCATCTATCTCGCACGATTTCACTTCTCGATCGCAATTGTCGATGCCGGGCATAGCAGAGCTGCCTTGATCCCGCGTACGCACAATCATGCCGGGTACCCAGGTGGGATAGCTGGCACCGAACTTCTTGCGTTGATGCGAGATCAGGCTGCCGAATTTGGGGCGGTCGTGACCGAAGGTTTGATTGAGGGACTGGAGAGGACCGAAGAGGGTTTTGTTGCTCGTGCACAGGGCCGTGAATGGTCTGCGCGGACTGTCCTGCTCTGCACCGGCGTAATCAACAATCGGCCTCAGATCGCACCCGACATCCATGATGCAGCGTTGCGCCGCGGACTACTTCGATACTGCCCGATATGTGACGGGTACGAGGTCACTGATAAGCGAGTCGGTGTCTTGGGTACCCGTTCCCACGGCTTCAAGGAAGCAATCTTCCTGCGGATGTATACGCGCGATGTGACGCTGATCGCTACCGATGGAGAGCACAACCTTTCAGATGATGAAAAGCGTCGGCTCGCTGTGGCTGGTGCCGTCCTGATCGATGGCCCCTGCGCCCCACTGCGGTTGGAAGATGCGCAGATTGTCGTGCCGACGCCGCGCGGCGAGCTTAAATTCGATAGCGTCTACCCAGCGCTCGGTTCCGTTATCCGATCCGAACTGGCGACGGCGATTGGCGCGGAAGGCACTGACGTTGGGTGTCTCATTGTGGACGACCATCAGCGCACTTCCCTTCCGGGCCTTTACGCGGCGGGAGATGTTGCCAAAGGTCTCGATCAGATCAGCCATGCGATGGGCGAGGCCGGGGTCGCCGCCGTTACGATCCGCAACGACCTCGCCGAGCGGGGCATCTTATTCCGCTAG